DNA sequence from the Eulemur rufifrons isolate Redbay chromosome 6, OSU_ERuf_1, whole genome shotgun sequence genome:
ttgctcaaagtcatgtTGCAGTAAGTTGTGGAACCGGAATTCATTCCAGGCAGCCTAGCTTCAGAGCCCAAGCACTTAACCCAGACATTCTGCTCACCCTAGGACAATGGCCATAGCCCCCAGGCTGGGTAAGGGCCACAGCCCTTGTTTTCCTGTAGTAGCTCCCACTTCCCATGAGTAACTCACACTGCACTCATTATAATCCTCTGTTACACCCACTAGGCTGccagctctgtgagggcaggagcTCTGTAGTCCACAAGGGTCAAGTTCAACAGTCAGTGTGTCAAAAAAGAGCCTTTGGAGTCCCCATTGCCCTTGAAAGCCCTGAAGTCAGCCCTGTAGACACAAGCCTGCAGGGTGATTCTCACACATGCTCATGGATGGTCTCATGTAACTTCCACACCACACTATCTgaggtatgatttttaaaaaccaccctGGCTTCTACATGGAAGAGCTATTGGAGGGTGCAACAGAGGCAACAGAGAACCCACAGACAAGGTTCTTATATGGGGCCAGGGAGAGGTTGCTTGGATTAGTGTGGAGGCCTGAGTATGTTGTGGACACACAGTAGATGAGACTTCCTGACGGACTGGCCTTAGCATAGGGGGGTTCCCAGACCCTGGGGTCTCCTAAGAAGAGCTGATTCTCTTCTCCTGAAGTGGGAGGGCCCCAAGTGGGAAACTCCTTGTAACTATGCACCTCCTGCATTCTTGACCTGAGTCTGAACCAAGAAGAAGGCTGCTTCACCAGCTAAGCAGCAATTCAGTTCAGCTGGTGAACCTCAGCGAGCGCCAGGCCAGCCCTTGGTTAGCTCAGAGCCCAGcgagggagaaaagagaaggccAAGGGGAACTCCACAGTGAGTGATAAGGATTCAAGGGGGTGAGCCCCACGCTGGAAGATTCTCCCACTTCCCCCTTGGAGGAGAGCAAAGTCCTCTTTCCCAAGGCCCCAAGCCTCCCAGAGAGGGCAACTGTCTCTATGTTAAAGTGTGAGTTTCGTGCctaaaaatcattaatctgcaattctgcttctgtaaaacctgcttgctcctgcttgctacccccaacacagaaattcctaagtgactacaacacccatgttctgcgtaaaatgattacagcccccacgttttgcGTGAAGCTATTATAACACTCATGTTTTGAGTGAACAAGATATGGCCtggagcccaaactgcccagatcctgttacaccaaagataagaaaatgatataaggctcactcaaggctttttgtacacatgcttactcaatcttaataattttccacccacaaattcacaatataaaaactttccgtttcaaaggctcactgctgctctctgtgccgcctttggcGGTGCAGACAGTAGTCGCTgcccagctaataaagactcctgatttggctcagttcagtctttaggtggtcatttctcgtgTGTCAGTCCATAACACTCTACACGTTCTGGGAAACTAAAACTTCCCTGCCCAGCCCAAGTCAAGCTCATTCCAGCAACCCAGACCAGAAAACACTGAGTCACCAGAAGTCTTTAGCTGGTGCCCAAGAGACCTGCTGAGGGCTGTAAATGTCCCTGGGTCCAACAGAAAGTCCAGCCATCTGCTCTCCCAGCAAGAATGTTTTACAGGAAGTGGAGGGCCCTATATCCTGGGAAAGCTTTGGTCAGAATACTCTCAGTGGAATGGCTCAGTCTCCACGAGACCCTTACCCCCACCCCAAAACACATGGTCTAAGCAAGCCCAACTTTGAGCTCTGTCCCCTCAAGCCTCCCTCCACCCAGATCACCACCTGTAAGCCCTTCCTCTCATAATCCCCCAAGATTTACTGGGCTCTTGTTACATGCCAAAGACTTTTCGAAGGTGCTCTACCTGTATTAACTAATTTACTCTTCATGACAATCCTCCAGGATAGCTTCTACTATCATCCCCATTTAAACACTGAAGAAAACAAAGGCACAAAAAGTAACATGCATTAAGTCAGTGCCATTAAGTGGCATAGAGAGGATTTGGACCCAAACAAGTCTGACCCTAGAGCTCATACCCCTAGCCACTATGCGTATGGCCACCCTACACAGAGTCCAGTGCTACCACTGTCCCAGTTTCAGAACCCATCTCGTCTCACTCCCTCTCTGGACTGCTCTTCCACGACGTATTCTGAATGCCACCCAGGCAGTGCTTGCATGCTCATTTTtacctgagggcaggggctgcgcCTGATACCCCTGTGAACCTTCTCCCTACAAAGCCTGCCAAATGACTGGATGAACACTTAACAGAACCAAAGGAAGCCAGTTTCCAGCACCATGCCGGTGGCTCACTCTCTCAGACCTTTCTGATTATGCCTGGTCATCTCCAGACCAGCTGGCCTTTTAAGAACCAGAAGCTATCTAGGACGGTACCGGCTTGCTGTTTGCTTTGTCAAGATCACGCTGTTTCCCAAGCAAGAACTGTCTGTTTTCCAGGGCACTCGCCCTGTAGGAGGGGCTACACTCAGCCTAGCTCTTCACTCCCCAGGGCACCAGAGGTTCAGGACAGCAGGACAGGTAGTTAGAGCCAGTAAAAGGCTCTGACAGGGCATACTTGAGAGCTCTAGCTCCGCCTCTGGGTCTGTGTGTGACTCAGACCATTCCTTCCACCCTCTGGGTTtcagcatctgtaaaatgggagtcgGGTGGGCTTAAGAGATTTGCCTGGTCCCTCCCAGAGGCCTCTGGACTGTGTAGAAAAGTTTATACGGCTCTTACCTGCCACTCCTTGCAGGGATTTGCGCACCGCGTCCACGCAGCTCTGACAGGTCATCTGCACGGCGAACTCCAGCTGCAAGGGCGGCAGGGACCAGCCGATGAGAGCTGGGGACGAGTCTGGCGTGACTCTGTTTCACCACCTTCCCTATGAACACCCGAAAGGCCTGGGGACACGCCCCATGTGACCCCTCTACAATCGCCTTCTTCATTATCACTCATGATCATTCCGGGATCACCCCGCAACACTCAGACCGGGGGCCCGGCTACCCTCACATCCCAGTTTCACCCCGTGGCCCAGGCCCCGCTCCAGGTGCccgctcctctcctctccccgagATAACAATCACCCCAGGGGCCGAAGCTCTCTGCCTGGCCTCGGCCCTCACCGTGCATAGGGTCCCACGGGCCCCTGAGCCTGAAGCCATGGCCCGACCCAGTCACCGGCCGGAGGTGGCCACCTCCTCCGGTCCAGAAGCTCCCACCTACAGCTCCGTCGCGAGAGGGGGCGGGGGGCGACCTTTGCCCCGCCTCCCAGTGCGTGCGCACGCAAGGCCCTGCTCCCGACGAGAGGGGGCTGCGCAGGCGCACTCGGGCCGCCCGGACCCTGGTTGCCTTAGTAACCGTTTGGCGTCCTCGGCGGCGACCGCAGCGGCCGCCGCCTGCTCTAACATGGAGCGGGAGAAGCCCGAGTCTGAACTCCAGCGGTTTTACCAGCGGTTGCTGCGTCCGCTGTCGCTCTTTCCCCCCAGGGCGACGCCCCCAGCGCCTCAGAAGCGCCGCCCGCAGGAGGGCCGGATTCTGCAGACCTTCCCTCTCGCGAAGCTGAAGGTGGCGCCGCTGTGCCACCAGGTGTCCAAGCTGCTGGCCGGCAGCGGGCTGGCGGCGCGGGTGACTACCGAGGCCCGACGCCGTCTCATCCAGGTCATCCTGGACGAGCTAAAGTGCAGCTGGCGGGAGCCTCCCGCCGAACTTAGTCTCAGCTACAGGAACAACGTGAGGCTGCGGAAGAGGCTGGAGTCCTACGTGCTGCTCAGCAGTGAGCAGCTCTTCTTGCGCTACCTGCACCTGCTGGTGACCATGTCGACCCCCTCACGGGTCTTCACTGAGTCAGCCACCCTCACCCGGTTGACCGCCAGCCTCGCCAGGGACTGCACAGTTTTCCTCACCAGTCCCGACGTCTACCGTTGCCTCCTCGCCGACTTCCTGGCCTTGCTGAAGGTAGAGCAGGCCCACGCTGGCGTGGATAAGCTGCGTCCCGTCTGCCCCACTGGGGTTTTCAAGCTGTGCCCAATCCCCTGGCCTCACAGCACTGGCTTCGCCAAAGTGCCATGCTCTAGCCTCAACCTGAACTACCTCATTCAACTCAGCCGCCCGCCGGAGTTTCTCAGCGAGCCCAGACTGGATCCAGTGAAGGAATTGAAGTCCATCCCTCAGTTGAGGAGGAGAAAGCCTCTCCGCTGGCTGCCCTCcataggaaagaagagagaaatcgACATTAGTGCACCACAGATTGTGTCACCGCCCAGCTTCTCTCTGACTCCTACCAGTGGggcttcccttttccccacttCACCTCTCAACTCCCAGCTCCGGAGAGGCCAGTCCATGCCCTCTCTGCGTGAGGGCTGGAAGCTGGCAGATGAGTTGGGCCTTCCTCCACTCCCACCTCGTCCCTTAACCCCTCTGGTCTTGGCTGCAGAGAGCAAACCAGAGCTGGCTGGGGACACTGTGGCTGAGGATCTGAAGCAGTTGATGAAGATCATGAAATTGGAGTTGATGCAATGCCCACCACTGGACTCAGGTCTGCCCCCTCTCCTGGGGGTTGTGACCCACCGCCCAGCTGCAGGGCATCGCATGGAGGAGCTGCAGAGGATGCTGAAGAACCTCCAGGAGGAAGAAGCCTCTGGAAAGTGGGACCTCCAACCCCCCAAATCCCCTCCACTTCAACCACAGCCATTGACCATTACTTTAAAGCTAAGAAATGAAGTTGTGGTCCAGGCAGCTGCTGTACGGGTCTCCGATAGAAACTTACTGGATTCTTTCCATGTTGAGGAGGCCGGAGTCCTGTACAACCACCTGGCTGATGAACTGGACCCCAAAGTCATCGAAGAAATGGATATTGATCTGTTTATTGGCAGTAATATCAGGGAGGTCTACAAGGAGTTGATGAGCCGTGTCTCTACTAACCACCTCCATTTTGACCAGGGGCCCCTGGTTGAGAATGCAGCAAATAAAGACTGGTCGGCCTTCCTGTCCTCAGCCTTTCTACATCAAGAAAAACAGTCTCGAATCATCAACCCTGAGCTGGCTGGTCTTTACTCCCAGAGAGCAGATGCTTTACAGTCCAACCCTGAGAGGGTGCCCTCCCTCACATTACCCCAAGCTGGCAAAAGCTGGGAGAAGCGGTCAAACAAGACCCCATGGATGAGCTGGTGGAAAACTGCCTTATCTGTGGATGACTACTTCAAGTACCTTGCCAACCATGAGACAGATTTCCTCCATGTCATCTTCCAAATGTATGAAGAAGAAGTTCCTGTGGAGATAGTGGCCCCTGTCAAAGAGTCCCTAGAGATTCAGCACCCTCCCCCCTTGCTAGAATATGAAGAGCCAGACTTTGTGCCAGGAGAGTGGGACTGGAACACGGTGCTGGAGCACAGGCTAGGAGCTGGGAAGACCAATCTCCTGGGAGAACCCCACAAAATCCTGAGCTTACAGAAGCGTTTGGAACGACTGTGGTCTATGCTTGAGGTCCCTGAGAAGGACCGGGTGGACATGGCCATCAAGTATAGCTCCAATGCCCGTCTGAGGCAACTGCCCTCGTTGGTGAGTGCCTGGGAGCGGGCCCTGAAGCCCATTCAGCTGCGGGAGACATTGCTGGGGAGGCTGGAGTGGTTTGAGCGACAAGCCTCCAACCCCAATCGTTTCTTCCAAAAGACTTACTGGGGCCTGAGTCAGCCCCTGGAGGAGAATCACGTCCGAAGCCACCTCCACAGGAAGCTCAATCTAGTAGAATCTTCCTTGGCTTCCCTCCTGGAAGagattgagttaatttttggtgAGCCAGTGATCTTCAAAGGGCGGCGCTACCTGGATAAAATGAAGCACGACAAAGTGGAGATGCTCTACTGGCTGCAACAACAGCGGCGAGTTCACCACCTGCTCCGGGCCCAGAAGGCTTCCCACCATTCAACCCTGCTCCGGAGGCTCAGCAGCCAGTCTTTAGTAGCTCCTGGGAATACTCCCATTACGCTTTGACCAGCCCAAGTGCCTTCAGATTCCTCCCTCACTCCCAAACCCCTCAGAGCCCACCCAGACCTCTTGACTACTTCGGAAGAAGAAATATGGTGTCTATATCTGGAAGTACAGGGTTCGGGAACATTGTCCTCTGAACTATGAAGGGACTAAgattaaaactttgttttaacaGTGAAAGTTCTCATAAAAGAATCCCCAAGCCCAGTATTCCCATTTAGGTCAAGACTTGCATAATACAAGCAAAATCTCACATATCAAAAGAACTGTGATCTTGGAGTTCATTGTAATGGGAAAGGTCAGACAGAGGCAAACCATGGTCTTTGGAACAACTCAGTTTAGCATTTCTGTCACATTACACTAAATTGGCTGACGAGAGCCCTAGATCAAGAGGCTCTATGGCATCATGCTAAAGAGCTAGGGCTCCAGAGTTAGCAggtgtgggttcaaatcccggccGTGTAACCTTGGGCcagttacctaacttctctgcACCTGTATCATCATATGTCAGATGAAGGGGTTTGGTCCAGGTTTTTACTTCTTCCAGTGCTAGCACACTGTTGGTATggctaaaattaattaaaattttaccagTTAACAAGATATGTACCGAAAAGTAAGTCTCCTGCCCATACCTATCTCCAATATCTCAGTTCCCCTCCCTGGGGTTAATAACTGTTACCAGCTTCTTGTATATCTTtctatttagcaaacatttattgagcacctactagacATTAGGTGTTTATATCAATGATCAAAACAAAGATCCCTACCCTTTGTAGAGTTTGCATTCTACTGTGGGGAAACAGGCAATAACCATAAACACAGTACCTAAGCACAGTGAATAACAGAATGTTAGAAGGTGACGAGtactgggggaaaaagaaaaagtaatatcaGGTAAGGGAAAAGAGAGGgtaaagaggccgggcgcggtggctcacgcctgtaatcctagcactctgggaggccgaggcgggtggatcgctcgaggtcaggagttcgagaccagcctgagcaagagtgagaccccgtctctactaaaaatagaaagaaattatatggacaactaaaatatatatatacaaaaaattagccgggcatggtggcgcatgtctgtagtcccagctactggggaggctgaggcagtaggatcgcttaagcccaggagtttgaggttgctgtgagctagactgacgccacggcactcactctagcccgggcaacagagtgagactcggtctcaaaaaaaaaaaaacaaaaaaaaaaaaaaaaaaaagagagggtaaagaatgtaattttaattaGAGTGGTCAGTGTAGGCCTCTTTGAGAAGGTAAAGATGTGAGGAAAGGCTTTAAGGAGATGAAAAAGTGAGCCCTGTGGACACGTGGAGAACTTTCCTGACAGCCATTGTAAAGCCCAAAGGCAGGCAGGTGCCGGTATTCCGGGAGCAGCAAGGTGGCCAGTGTGGGTAGAGTGAAGGGAGGGGGAAAGATGAGTAAGAGGGGTCATGACAAGGTGCCAAGGAGCAAGTTAGATGATGTAAGGCCTCATAGGCTGTTGTGGGAACTATTTCAGAGATAGTTTATGCATATATGAGCATACTAGTATATATtatctattcatatatttataactaCACCAATGGTAGCACACTCTACCCCTATTT
Encoded proteins:
- the CCDC87 gene encoding coiled-coil domain-containing protein 87, with amino-acid sequence MEREKPESELQRFYQRLLRPLSLFPPRATPPAPQKRRPQEGRILQTFPLAKLKVAPLCHQVSKLLAGSGLAARVTTEARRRLIQVILDELKCSWREPPAELSLSYRNNVRLRKRLESYVLLSSEQLFLRYLHLLVTMSTPSRVFTESATLTRLTASLARDCTVFLTSPDVYRCLLADFLALLKVEQAHAGVDKLRPVCPTGVFKLCPIPWPHSTGFAKVPCSSLNLNYLIQLSRPPEFLSEPRLDPVKELKSIPQLRRRKPLRWLPSIGKKREIDISAPQIVSPPSFSLTPTSGASLFPTSPLNSQLRRGQSMPSLREGWKLADELGLPPLPPRPLTPLVLAAESKPELAGDTVAEDLKQLMKIMKLELMQCPPLDSGLPPLLGVVTHRPAAGHRMEELQRMLKNLQEEEASGKWDLQPPKSPPLQPQPLTITLKLRNEVVVQAAAVRVSDRNLLDSFHVEEAGVLYNHLADELDPKVIEEMDIDLFIGSNIREVYKELMSRVSTNHLHFDQGPLVENAANKDWSAFLSSAFLHQEKQSRIINPELAGLYSQRADALQSNPERVPSLTLPQAGKSWEKRSNKTPWMSWWKTALSVDDYFKYLANHETDFLHVIFQMYEEEVPVEIVAPVKESLEIQHPPPLLEYEEPDFVPGEWDWNTVLEHRLGAGKTNLLGEPHKILSLQKRLERLWSMLEVPEKDRVDMAIKYSSNARLRQLPSLVSAWERALKPIQLRETLLGRLEWFERQASNPNRFFQKTYWGLSQPLEENHVRSHLHRKLNLVESSLASLLEEIELIFGEPVIFKGRRYLDKMKHDKVEMLYWLQQQRRVHHLLRAQKASHHSTLLRRLSSQSLVAPGNTPITL